One region of Tachysurus vachellii isolate PV-2020 chromosome 11, HZAU_Pvac_v1, whole genome shotgun sequence genomic DNA includes:
- the dbnlb gene encoding drebrin-like b isoform X4, with protein MAVNLSKNGPALTAAYKEVVDEKSQTNWALFTYEGNTNDIRLASKGEDGLEELVEELNSGKVMYAFCRVEDPNSGLPKYVLINWTGEGVKDARKGLCANHVSSMANFLKGAHVTINARAEEDVEPESIMQKVAKASGANYSFHKEPNRFRDTGPQGPVGSVYQKTNAMSEIKRTNKDNFWAQAEKDEEKRRQEEKKKMEEERQVMEKERKAREVKEAAEREKAAKERASQIDEQRRYQLQLESQQKKQQEAAALISQRSLNPREMFQQRERGMEPSSTENTPSSPQPETRVVESHTDYEEPEAEAEYEEVEEVVNVQRSSHVEQQQYETVTEPENLYEEPQQAEEQNLYEDTGDRGTCARALYDYQAADNTEISFDPDDIITGIEMIDEGWWRGYGPDGHFGMFPANYVELL; from the exons GGCCTTGTTCACCTACGAAGGAAACACCAATGATATCCGGCTGGCCAGTAAAGGAG aggatGGTCTGGAGGAGCTGGTGGAGGAGTTGAACAGCGGGAAGGTGATGTACGCGTTCTGCCGGGTGGAAGACCCCAACTCCGGCCTCCCCAAATACGTCCTGATCAACTGG acTGGCGAGGGTGTGAAAGATGCCAGGAAAGGACTGTGTGCCAACCACGTCAGCTCCATGGCGAATTTTCTGAAG gGAGCACACGTGACTATAAATGCTCGTGCAGAGGAGGACGTGGAACCTGAATCCATCATGCAGAAAGTTGCCAAGGCTTCAGGAGCCAATTACAGTTTCCACAAAGAGCCGAACCGCTTCAGAGACACAGGACCTCAGGGCCCTGtg GGATCTGTGTATCAGAAGACCAACGCAATGTCTGAAATCAAGAGAACCAACAAGGATAACTTCTGGGCACAGGCAGag aaagaTGAGGAGAAGCGCCgacaggaggagaagaagaagatggaggAGGAGCGCCAGGTGATGGAGAAGGAGAGGAAAGCTCGGGAGGTCAAGGAGGCTGCGGAGAGGGAGAAGGCGGCCAAAGAGAGAGCCTCTCAGATCGACGAGCAGAG gagGTACCAACTGCAGCTTGAGAGTCAGCAGAAAAAACAACAG GAGGCTGCTGCTCTCATCTCCCAGCGTTCTCTGAACCCCAGAGAAATGTtccagcagagagagagaggcatggAACCCAGCAGCACAGAGAACACACCGTCCAGCCCACAGCCTg AAACCAGAGTTGTGGAGTCTCACACTGATTATGAGGAACCAGAAGCTGAAGCAGAGTACGAag aAGTGGAAGAAGTCGTCAATGTTCAACGCAGCTCTCATGTGGAACAGCAGCAGTATGAGACGGTAACAGAGCCAGAAAACCTTTATGAGGAACCACAGCag gcagAGGAGCAGAACCTGTATGAAGACACAGGTGATCGTGGTACCTGTGCTCGAGCGCTGTATGACTACCAGGCAG ctgatAACACGGAGATCTCCTTCGACCCAGACGACATAATTACCGGCATCGAAATGATCGATGAAGGATGGTGGCGAGGCTACGGTCCGGACGGCCATTTCGGAATGTTCCCGGCGAATTACGTCGAGCTCCTCTAA
- the dbnlb gene encoding drebrin-like b isoform X2 — translation MAVNLSKNGPALTAAYKEVVDEKSQTNWALFTYEGNTNDIRLASKGEDGLEELVEELNSGKVMYAFCRVEDPNSGLPKYVLINWTGEGVKDARKGLCANHVSSMANFLKGAHVTINARAEEDVEPESIMQKVAKASGANYSFHKEPNRFRDTGPQGPVGSVYQKTNAMSEIKRTNKDNFWAQAEKDEEKRRQEEKKKMEEERQVMEKERKAREVKEAAEREKAAKERASQIDEQRRYQLQLESQQKKQQEAAALISQRSLNPREMFQQRERGMEPSSTENTPSSPQPGRLKSPFLFKQPFEPEPSRSPVHQASPVCTTETRVVESHTDYEEPEAEAEYEEVEEVVNVQRSSHVEQQQYETVTEPENLYEEPQQAEEQNLYEDTGDRGTCARALYDYQAADNTEISFDPDDIITGIEMIDEGWWRGYGPDGHFGMFPANYVELL, via the exons GGCCTTGTTCACCTACGAAGGAAACACCAATGATATCCGGCTGGCCAGTAAAGGAG aggatGGTCTGGAGGAGCTGGTGGAGGAGTTGAACAGCGGGAAGGTGATGTACGCGTTCTGCCGGGTGGAAGACCCCAACTCCGGCCTCCCCAAATACGTCCTGATCAACTGG acTGGCGAGGGTGTGAAAGATGCCAGGAAAGGACTGTGTGCCAACCACGTCAGCTCCATGGCGAATTTTCTGAAG gGAGCACACGTGACTATAAATGCTCGTGCAGAGGAGGACGTGGAACCTGAATCCATCATGCAGAAAGTTGCCAAGGCTTCAGGAGCCAATTACAGTTTCCACAAAGAGCCGAACCGCTTCAGAGACACAGGACCTCAGGGCCCTGtg GGATCTGTGTATCAGAAGACCAACGCAATGTCTGAAATCAAGAGAACCAACAAGGATAACTTCTGGGCACAGGCAGag aaagaTGAGGAGAAGCGCCgacaggaggagaagaagaagatggaggAGGAGCGCCAGGTGATGGAGAAGGAGAGGAAAGCTCGGGAGGTCAAGGAGGCTGCGGAGAGGGAGAAGGCGGCCAAAGAGAGAGCCTCTCAGATCGACGAGCAGAG gagGTACCAACTGCAGCTTGAGAGTCAGCAGAAAAAACAACAG GAGGCTGCTGCTCTCATCTCCCAGCGTTCTCTGAACCCCAGAGAAATGTtccagcagagagagagaggcatggAACCCAGCAGCACAGAGAACACACCGTCCAGCCCACAGCCTg ggcgGTTGAAAAGCCCTTTTCTGTTTAAGCAGCCTTTTGAGCCTGAGCCGTCTCGCTCTCCTGTGCACCAAGCCTCACCTGTATGCACcacag AAACCAGAGTTGTGGAGTCTCACACTGATTATGAGGAACCAGAAGCTGAAGCAGAGTACGAag aAGTGGAAGAAGTCGTCAATGTTCAACGCAGCTCTCATGTGGAACAGCAGCAGTATGAGACGGTAACAGAGCCAGAAAACCTTTATGAGGAACCACAGCag gcagAGGAGCAGAACCTGTATGAAGACACAGGTGATCGTGGTACCTGTGCTCGAGCGCTGTATGACTACCAGGCAG ctgatAACACGGAGATCTCCTTCGACCCAGACGACATAATTACCGGCATCGAAATGATCGATGAAGGATGGTGGCGAGGCTACGGTCCGGACGGCCATTTCGGAATGTTCCCGGCGAATTACGTCGAGCTCCTCTAA
- the dbnlb gene encoding drebrin-like b isoform X1, with protein sequence MAVNLSKNGPALTAAYKEVVDEKSQTNWALFTYEGNTNDIRLASKGEDGLEELVEELNSGKVMYAFCRVEDPNSGLPKYVLINWTGEGVKDARKGLCANHVSSMANFLKGAHVTINARAEEDVEPESIMQKVAKASGANYSFHKEPNRFRDTGPQGPVGSVYQKTNAMSEIKRTNKDNFWAQAEKDEEKRRQEEKKKMEEERQVMEKERKAREVKEAAEREKAAKERASQIDEQRRYQLQLESQQKKQQDEEAPAVKPKGFKRAESVEKANEAAALISQRSLNPREMFQQRERGMEPSSTENTPSSPQPGRLKSPFLFKQPFEPEPSRSPVHQASPVCTTETRVVESHTDYEEPEAEAEYEEVEEVVNVQRSSHVEQQQYETVTEPENLYEEPQQAEEQNLYEDTGDRGTCARALYDYQAADNTEISFDPDDIITGIEMIDEGWWRGYGPDGHFGMFPANYVELL encoded by the exons GGCCTTGTTCACCTACGAAGGAAACACCAATGATATCCGGCTGGCCAGTAAAGGAG aggatGGTCTGGAGGAGCTGGTGGAGGAGTTGAACAGCGGGAAGGTGATGTACGCGTTCTGCCGGGTGGAAGACCCCAACTCCGGCCTCCCCAAATACGTCCTGATCAACTGG acTGGCGAGGGTGTGAAAGATGCCAGGAAAGGACTGTGTGCCAACCACGTCAGCTCCATGGCGAATTTTCTGAAG gGAGCACACGTGACTATAAATGCTCGTGCAGAGGAGGACGTGGAACCTGAATCCATCATGCAGAAAGTTGCCAAGGCTTCAGGAGCCAATTACAGTTTCCACAAAGAGCCGAACCGCTTCAGAGACACAGGACCTCAGGGCCCTGtg GGATCTGTGTATCAGAAGACCAACGCAATGTCTGAAATCAAGAGAACCAACAAGGATAACTTCTGGGCACAGGCAGag aaagaTGAGGAGAAGCGCCgacaggaggagaagaagaagatggaggAGGAGCGCCAGGTGATGGAGAAGGAGAGGAAAGCTCGGGAGGTCAAGGAGGCTGCGGAGAGGGAGAAGGCGGCCAAAGAGAGAGCCTCTCAGATCGACGAGCAGAG gagGTACCAACTGCAGCTTGAGAGTCAGCAGAAAAAACAACAG GATGAGGAGGCTCCAGCTGTCAAACCCAAAGGCTTTAAACGTGCAGAATCTGTGGAAAAAGCCAAT GAGGCTGCTGCTCTCATCTCCCAGCGTTCTCTGAACCCCAGAGAAATGTtccagcagagagagagaggcatggAACCCAGCAGCACAGAGAACACACCGTCCAGCCCACAGCCTg ggcgGTTGAAAAGCCCTTTTCTGTTTAAGCAGCCTTTTGAGCCTGAGCCGTCTCGCTCTCCTGTGCACCAAGCCTCACCTGTATGCACcacag AAACCAGAGTTGTGGAGTCTCACACTGATTATGAGGAACCAGAAGCTGAAGCAGAGTACGAag aAGTGGAAGAAGTCGTCAATGTTCAACGCAGCTCTCATGTGGAACAGCAGCAGTATGAGACGGTAACAGAGCCAGAAAACCTTTATGAGGAACCACAGCag gcagAGGAGCAGAACCTGTATGAAGACACAGGTGATCGTGGTACCTGTGCTCGAGCGCTGTATGACTACCAGGCAG ctgatAACACGGAGATCTCCTTCGACCCAGACGACATAATTACCGGCATCGAAATGATCGATGAAGGATGGTGGCGAGGCTACGGTCCGGACGGCCATTTCGGAATGTTCCCGGCGAATTACGTCGAGCTCCTCTAA
- the dbnlb gene encoding drebrin-like b isoform X3 yields MAVNLSKNGPALTAAYKEVVDEKSQTNWALFTYEGNTNDIRLASKGEDGLEELVEELNSGKVMYAFCRVEDPNSGLPKYVLINWTGEGVKDARKGLCANHVSSMANFLKGAHVTINARAEEDVEPESIMQKVAKASGANYSFHKEPNRFRDTGPQGPVGSVYQKTNAMSEIKRTNKDNFWAQAEKDEEKRRQEEKKKMEEERQVMEKERKAREVKEAAEREKAAKERASQIDEQRRYQLQLESQQKKQQDEEAPAVKPKGFKRAESVEKANEAAALISQRSLNPREMFQQRERGMEPSSTENTPSSPQPETRVVESHTDYEEPEAEAEYEEVEEVVNVQRSSHVEQQQYETVTEPENLYEEPQQAEEQNLYEDTGDRGTCARALYDYQAADNTEISFDPDDIITGIEMIDEGWWRGYGPDGHFGMFPANYVELL; encoded by the exons GGCCTTGTTCACCTACGAAGGAAACACCAATGATATCCGGCTGGCCAGTAAAGGAG aggatGGTCTGGAGGAGCTGGTGGAGGAGTTGAACAGCGGGAAGGTGATGTACGCGTTCTGCCGGGTGGAAGACCCCAACTCCGGCCTCCCCAAATACGTCCTGATCAACTGG acTGGCGAGGGTGTGAAAGATGCCAGGAAAGGACTGTGTGCCAACCACGTCAGCTCCATGGCGAATTTTCTGAAG gGAGCACACGTGACTATAAATGCTCGTGCAGAGGAGGACGTGGAACCTGAATCCATCATGCAGAAAGTTGCCAAGGCTTCAGGAGCCAATTACAGTTTCCACAAAGAGCCGAACCGCTTCAGAGACACAGGACCTCAGGGCCCTGtg GGATCTGTGTATCAGAAGACCAACGCAATGTCTGAAATCAAGAGAACCAACAAGGATAACTTCTGGGCACAGGCAGag aaagaTGAGGAGAAGCGCCgacaggaggagaagaagaagatggaggAGGAGCGCCAGGTGATGGAGAAGGAGAGGAAAGCTCGGGAGGTCAAGGAGGCTGCGGAGAGGGAGAAGGCGGCCAAAGAGAGAGCCTCTCAGATCGACGAGCAGAG gagGTACCAACTGCAGCTTGAGAGTCAGCAGAAAAAACAACAG GATGAGGAGGCTCCAGCTGTCAAACCCAAAGGCTTTAAACGTGCAGAATCTGTGGAAAAAGCCAAT GAGGCTGCTGCTCTCATCTCCCAGCGTTCTCTGAACCCCAGAGAAATGTtccagcagagagagagaggcatggAACCCAGCAGCACAGAGAACACACCGTCCAGCCCACAGCCTg AAACCAGAGTTGTGGAGTCTCACACTGATTATGAGGAACCAGAAGCTGAAGCAGAGTACGAag aAGTGGAAGAAGTCGTCAATGTTCAACGCAGCTCTCATGTGGAACAGCAGCAGTATGAGACGGTAACAGAGCCAGAAAACCTTTATGAGGAACCACAGCag gcagAGGAGCAGAACCTGTATGAAGACACAGGTGATCGTGGTACCTGTGCTCGAGCGCTGTATGACTACCAGGCAG ctgatAACACGGAGATCTCCTTCGACCCAGACGACATAATTACCGGCATCGAAATGATCGATGAAGGATGGTGGCGAGGCTACGGTCCGGACGGCCATTTCGGAATGTTCCCGGCGAATTACGTCGAGCTCCTCTAA